A region of Sulfuricella denitrificans skB26 DNA encodes the following proteins:
- a CDS encoding DUF7931 domain-containing protein: MTENPEKPVLLHRQLNSTVDYTEALDTLIELARHRLRIFDYNLEDGGYTTLRRYELLRTFLLASRSNRLEIVLHDSDYLTRFCPRISSLLKQFSHAITIQETTPQAKGIYDPFAIADEACFLHRFHYDNPRALLALNDIEGSHVLIKRFEEIRAASVQAITTTTLGL, encoded by the coding sequence ATGACAGAAAACCCGGAAAAACCCGTCTTGCTACATAGACAATTAAACAGCACGGTAGACTATACGGAAGCGCTCGATACCCTGATCGAACTCGCTCGTCACCGCTTGCGCATTTTCGATTACAACCTGGAAGATGGCGGTTACACCACGTTACGCCGTTACGAATTACTGCGCACCTTTCTGCTGGCAAGCCGCAGCAATCGCCTGGAAATTGTACTGCATGACAGCGACTACCTGACCCGCTTCTGTCCGCGCATATCCAGCCTTCTCAAGCAATTCAGCCACGCCATCACCATCCAGGAAACCACTCCGCAAGCAAAAGGCATTTACGACCCCTTTGCTATCGCCGATGAAGCCTGCTTCTTGCATCGCTTCCATTATGACAATCCACGCGCGTTGCTCGCACTCAACGATATTGAAGGCAGCCACGTACTGATCAAGCGTTTCGAGGAAATCCGGGCCGCGTCTGTGCAGGCAATTACCACAACAACACTGGGATTATAA
- a CDS encoding peroxiredoxin, which yields MLQVGQPAPGFSLPDADMEMVKLSAYKGKNAVLYFYPKDDTPGCTIEAIDFSDLDSEFARLDTVVLGVSRDDCLSHAAFRDKHGLSVRLLADEEGKVCEKYSVWQEKEKDGVKKMGILRSTFIIDKHGILRHVLYGVNPRGHAAEVINLIKAME from the coding sequence ATGTTGCAAGTCGGACAGCCTGCCCCCGGATTCAGCCTGCCTGATGCGGATATGGAAATGGTCAAACTCTCCGCGTACAAGGGCAAGAATGCCGTGCTGTATTTTTATCCGAAAGACGATACGCCGGGCTGCACCATCGAGGCCATAGATTTCAGCGATCTGGATAGTGAGTTTGCCCGGCTGGATACCGTTGTGCTTGGAGTGAGCCGGGATGACTGTCTCAGCCATGCTGCCTTTCGCGATAAACATGGCCTGTCGGTCCGTCTGCTGGCGGATGAGGAAGGCAAGGTGTGCGAGAAATATAGCGTGTGGCAGGAGAAGGAAAAAGACGGTGTGAAAAAAATGGGGATATTGCGTTCCACGTTCATCATCGACAAGCACGGCATTCTCAGGCACGTGCTCTATGGTGTAAATCCGCGTGGTCACGCAGCAGAAGTAATCAATTTAATCAAAGCGATGGAGTAA
- a CDS encoding FKBP-type peptidyl-prolyl cis-trans isomerase yields MQVSKNSVVTLSFELSDSTGKLLEKSDQPISYLHGGYDGIFPTVEEALEGVAEGGTVTVSMDPENAFGEYEDELVRVEPRDAFPMDGIEVGMQFQAGAEGSDEDLVFTVKEITAESVVIDGNHPLAGQTLLFKGTVEGVRPATSEELSHGHVHGEHGHHH; encoded by the coding sequence ATGCAGGTTTCAAAAAACTCGGTGGTGACTCTCAGTTTCGAATTGAGTGATAGTACCGGTAAGCTTCTGGAAAAAAGCGATCAACCCATTAGTTACCTGCATGGTGGCTATGACGGAATATTCCCTACCGTGGAGGAAGCGCTGGAAGGCGTTGCTGAGGGCGGAACCGTTACAGTGTCAATGGATCCGGAAAACGCCTTCGGTGAATATGAGGATGAACTGGTGCGGGTCGAACCACGCGATGCTTTCCCGATGGACGGGATCGAGGTTGGCATGCAGTTTCAGGCCGGCGCAGAAGGTTCGGATGAAGATCTGGTCTTCACGGTGAAAGAAATCACTGCAGAAAGCGTGGTGATCGATGGAAACCATCCCCTGGCCGGCCAGACCCTGCTATTCAAGGGCACCGTTGAGGGCGTTCGCCCCGCCACTTCCGAGGAACTCTCCCATGGTCATGTGCATGGCGAGCATGGCCACCATCATTGA
- a CDS encoding inositol monophosphatase family protein: MHPMLNTAVKAARRAGQIINRASQNLDSLTVKHKSFNDFVSEVDQKAEDAIKEVLLEAYPKHAILAEESGMQGDSEFQWIIDPLDGTTNFLHGFPQYSVSIAMQHKGVLTHAVVYDPSRNDLFTATRGAGAFLNDRRLRVSRCEYLKDALIGTGFPFRDFTHLDAYLGIFRELMQKTAGLRRPGSAALDLAYTAAGRFDGFWEFDLNTWDIAAGALLVQEAGGLVGDFQGDANYLESGNIVAGNPKVFVQLLQTIAPHLTAKAK, encoded by the coding sequence ATGCATCCCATGCTCAATACCGCGGTCAAGGCCGCGCGCCGCGCCGGTCAGATCATCAACCGCGCCTCCCAGAACCTGGATTCGCTCACGGTCAAACACAAGAGCTTCAATGATTTTGTCAGCGAAGTAGATCAAAAAGCGGAAGATGCCATCAAGGAAGTCCTGCTGGAAGCCTACCCGAAACACGCGATTTTAGCAGAAGAAAGCGGCATGCAGGGCGACTCGGAGTTCCAGTGGATCATCGACCCGCTCGACGGCACAACCAATTTTCTCCATGGCTTTCCGCAGTATTCGGTTTCAATTGCCATGCAGCACAAGGGCGTCCTGACCCATGCCGTGGTCTACGACCCCAGCCGCAACGACCTGTTTACCGCCACGCGCGGCGCCGGGGCATTTCTCAATGATCGCCGCCTCCGCGTCAGCCGCTGCGAATATCTGAAAGATGCCTTGATCGGCACCGGCTTCCCTTTTCGCGACTTTACCCATCTCGACGCCTATCTTGGCATCTTCCGTGAACTGATGCAGAAAACCGCCGGCCTGCGCCGGCCTGGTTCAGCCGCGCTTGACCTGGCCTATACCGCCGCAGGTCGCTTCGACGGCTTCTGGGAATTCGACCTGAACACATGGGACATTGCCGCCGGCGCGCTTCTGGTGCAGGAAGCAGGCGGACTGGTGGGCGATTTTCAAGGCGACGCTAACTATCTGGAAAGCGGCAACATCGTTGCCGGCAATCCTAAAGTGTTTGTGCAGCTACTCCAGACTATCGCCCCCCACCTGACGGCAAAGGCCAAATAA
- the trmJ gene encoding tRNA (cytosine(32)/uridine(32)-2'-O)-methyltransferase TrmJ — MKKPNALNNIRIVLSHTSHPGNIGAAARAMKTMGLERLYLVNPKSFPDPVADARAAGAVDVLENAQVCATLDEALAGTVLAVAVTARRRDLSHEMLSAHQVASRMLDLAVQGDVALLFGTEMSGLSNAELDKCQMLATIPANPEFTSLNLASAVQILVYELRMAYLGATETLPAKAMEAASFEDVERFYQHLEQTMVDTGFLDPACPGRLMQRLRRLFARARPEKEEVSILRGILTSVEKFTNNRKNP, encoded by the coding sequence ATGAAGAAACCCAATGCTCTGAATAACATTCGCATCGTGCTCAGTCATACCAGTCACCCTGGCAACATCGGTGCGGCTGCGCGGGCGATGAAGACGATGGGATTGGAGCGTCTTTATCTGGTCAACCCCAAGTCTTTTCCCGATCCGGTTGCGGATGCGCGCGCTGCCGGAGCGGTGGATGTGCTGGAGAATGCACAGGTTTGCGCTACCCTGGACGAAGCTTTGGCCGGTACGGTGCTTGCCGTTGCGGTAACCGCCCGGCGGCGCGATCTTTCCCACGAAATGCTATCAGCGCATCAAGTGGCATCCCGCATGCTCGATCTTGCTGTCCAGGGGGATGTGGCGCTACTGTTCGGTACCGAGATGTCGGGTCTGTCCAACGCCGAACTGGATAAGTGCCAAATGCTTGCCACCATCCCCGCCAACCCGGAGTTTACCTCGCTGAATCTGGCCTCTGCGGTGCAAATTCTGGTTTACGAACTACGCATGGCCTATCTTGGTGCGACTGAAACGCTTCCTGCAAAGGCGATGGAAGCCGCCAGTTTCGAAGATGTGGAGCGGTTCTATCAGCACCTGGAGCAGACCATGGTAGACACCGGTTTTCTCGATCCGGCTTGCCCCGGGCGCTTGATGCAGCGGTTGAGAAGGTTGTTTGCACGGGCTCGCCCGGAAAAGGAAGAGGTCAGCATCCTGCGTGGGATTTTGACTTCGGTGGAAAAATTCACAAATAATCGAAAAAACCCATAG
- the cysE gene encoding serine O-acetyltransferase: protein MFDHLREDISVVFERDPAARSTWEVLTTYPGLHALLVHRLAQRLWCWNLKWLARFVSHLGRWLTGIEIHPGAQIGRRVFIDHGMGVVIGETAEVGDDSTLYHGVTLGGTSWNKGKRHPTLGKGVVVGAGAKILGPIFIGDGAKVGSNAVVVKDVPAGATAVGIPARNIDPTQAEMRESKAQKMGFSAYAISADMNDPVVKAIHGLLDHTVVLDQRVELILAQLKKMGVELEPLAPPKDQFDANYLNKIVD, encoded by the coding sequence ATGTTCGATCATTTGCGTGAAGACATATCGGTCGTGTTCGAGCGGGACCCTGCCGCTCGCTCCACCTGGGAGGTGCTGACGACCTACCCGGGTCTGCACGCGCTATTGGTGCACCGCCTTGCGCAACGTCTATGGTGCTGGAACCTGAAGTGGCTGGCGCGCTTTGTTTCGCACCTGGGGCGCTGGCTGACCGGCATTGAAATCCATCCTGGCGCGCAAATCGGAAGGCGTGTGTTCATCGACCACGGCATGGGCGTGGTCATCGGCGAGACCGCCGAGGTCGGCGATGATTCTACGCTTTATCATGGAGTTACACTGGGCGGCACCTCCTGGAACAAGGGCAAGCGCCATCCTACGCTTGGCAAGGGGGTAGTGGTCGGTGCCGGAGCCAAAATCCTTGGTCCGATTTTCATCGGTGATGGCGCCAAGGTTGGCTCCAATGCGGTGGTGGTGAAGGATGTTCCGGCAGGTGCCACGGCGGTCGGTATTCCGGCGCGAAATATCGATCCGACGCAAGCGGAAATGCGTGAAAGCAAAGCCCAGAAGATGGGGTTTTCCGCCTATGCGATTAGTGCTGACATGAACGATCCGGTAGTCAAGGCGATTCACGGTCTGCTTGACCACACCGTGGTGCTGGACCAGCGCGTCGAGCTGATTCTGGCGCAGTTGAAGAAGATGGGAGTCGAGTTGGAGCCGCTGGCGCCACCCAAGGATCAGTTCGATGCGAACTATTTGAACAAAATAGTTGACTAA
- the iscR gene encoding Fe-S cluster assembly transcriptional regulator IscR, giving the protein MRLTTKGRFAVTAMLDLALRRGGGPVTLAGISERQKISLSYLEQLFGKLRRHALVESVRGPGGGYYLAKNLDDIAVSEIIKAVDEPIDATQCGGLGNCHDEHECMTHELWTNLNGKIYDYLASVTLAHLVAQQRATGVAEIHDHTQSVSRRKTGTKTDVASVL; this is encoded by the coding sequence ATGCGACTGACAACTAAGGGACGTTTCGCGGTAACCGCAATGCTTGATCTGGCCTTACGCCGGGGTGGCGGGCCGGTAACTCTGGCCGGGATCAGCGAGCGTCAAAAAATTTCCCTGTCTTACCTCGAGCAGCTGTTTGGCAAGCTGCGTCGTCATGCGCTAGTGGAGAGCGTGCGCGGGCCGGGTGGAGGTTATTATCTGGCCAAAAATCTTGACGATATCGCAGTCTCGGAAATCATCAAGGCGGTGGATGAACCGATTGATGCTACGCAATGTGGCGGACTGGGCAACTGTCACGACGAGCACGAATGTATGACCCATGAATTGTGGACCAATCTGAACGGAAAAATTTACGATTATCTGGCCTCGGTTACGTTGGCACACCTGGTGGCGCAACAACGTGCGACGGGCGTTGCAGAGATACATGATCATACCCAGTCTGTGTCGAGACGTAAAACCGGGACTAAAACGGATGTTGCCAGCGTACTTTGA
- a CDS encoding cysteine desulfurase family protein: MLPAYFDHNATTPLDERVLQAMLPFFREHYGNASSRHEYGRVARKAVDDAREQVADLVGAHPSQVVFVSGGTEANNLLIKGAAVRRPPSQIAVSAVEHPSVTRPAQELREQGWQVRRLAVDSVGRLEMDDVKIALRESVTGLVSVMLANNETGVVQDVAAVAELARSVGATVHTDAVQALGKMPVSFSALNVHAMTISAHKVYGPKGIGALVLNKRLDIKPQITGGEHEKGLRAGTENVPAIVGFGAACALATSRLTELPHKLQQMREQMEQGLRTMGAVLFGAGAERLANTSYFAFPGIEGETLVMALDRAGFAVASGSACSSGGTDPSPVLLAMGVERELARCAVRISLGRDNEMSQIERFLRVMQGEILGLKRLVAVAV, encoded by the coding sequence ATGTTGCCAGCGTACTTTGACCATAATGCCACTACGCCGCTCGATGAGCGTGTGTTGCAGGCAATGCTGCCTTTTTTTCGGGAGCATTATGGTAATGCCTCGAGCCGTCACGAGTATGGGCGGGTAGCGCGCAAAGCGGTGGACGATGCGCGTGAGCAGGTGGCAGATTTGGTCGGCGCGCATCCTTCTCAGGTGGTTTTTGTTAGTGGTGGTACCGAAGCTAACAATCTGCTGATTAAAGGTGCGGCGGTGCGGCGCCCGCCTTCTCAGATCGCGGTGAGCGCGGTGGAGCACCCGAGCGTGACCCGACCGGCACAGGAGTTGCGCGAGCAGGGTTGGCAGGTGAGGAGGTTGGCGGTGGACAGCGTAGGCCGGCTCGAAATGGATGATGTGAAAATTGCGCTGCGTGAGTCGGTTACCGGGTTGGTATCAGTGATGCTGGCCAACAATGAAACCGGTGTGGTGCAGGATGTGGCGGCGGTGGCGGAACTGGCGCGAAGCGTTGGTGCAACGGTGCATACCGATGCGGTGCAGGCGCTGGGTAAGATGCCTGTCAGTTTTTCTGCGTTGAACGTACATGCAATGACGATTTCCGCGCACAAGGTATACGGGCCGAAAGGGATAGGTGCACTGGTTCTGAACAAGCGCCTCGATATCAAGCCGCAAATCACGGGTGGCGAGCATGAGAAGGGCTTGCGAGCCGGTACCGAGAATGTGCCGGCGATCGTCGGTTTCGGTGCGGCTTGTGCGCTGGCAACGAGTCGTCTGACCGAGCTTCCGCATAAACTCCAGCAAATGCGGGAGCAGATGGAGCAGGGGCTACGGACCATGGGTGCGGTGCTGTTCGGTGCTGGTGCCGAGCGTTTGGCTAATACCAGTTATTTTGCCTTTCCGGGTATTGAGGGCGAAACGCTGGTGATGGCGCTAGACCGCGCTGGGTTTGCGGTGGCCAGTGGGTCAGCCTGCTCGAGCGGTGGTACTGACCCGAGTCCGGTATTGCTGGCTATGGGTGTTGAGCGGGAGTTGGCGCGGTGTGCAGTGCGCATCAGCCTGGGCAGGGATAATGAAATGAGTCAGATCGAGCGATTCTTGCGAGTAATGCAGGGCGAGATTCTCGGGCTGAAAAGGCTGGTGGCGGTTGCGGTTTGA
- a CDS encoding IscS subfamily cysteine desulfurase yields MIKQPIYLDYSATTPVDPRVAEKMIPYLTEHFGNPASRSHEFGWDAERAVEEAREQVAKLVNADPKEIIWTSGATESNNLAIKGAAHFYKGKGMHLVTVMTEHKAVIDTMRHLESEGYEVTYLMPETNGLVDMEKFTAALRPDTILASVMLVNNEIGVIQDIAALGEVCRAKGVLFHVDAAQGTGKVTIDLAKLKVDLMSFSAHKTYGPKGIGALYVQRKPRVRLEAQMHGGGHERGMRSGTLAPHQIVGMGEAFRIAREEMAAENERIRYLRDRLYKGMSQIEEAHVNGDMEQRVPHNLNISFNFVEGESLIMAIRELAVSSGSACTSASLEPSYVLRALGRSDELAHSSIRFTIGRFTTEEEIDFAIDLVKAKIGRLREMSPLWDMFKEGVDLSTVQWAAH; encoded by the coding sequence ATGATTAAGCAACCGATTTATCTGGATTATTCTGCAACTACGCCGGTCGATCCGCGAGTGGCGGAAAAAATGATTCCTTATTTGACTGAGCATTTCGGTAACCCGGCGAGTCGTTCACATGAGTTCGGCTGGGATGCGGAAAGGGCTGTTGAGGAGGCGCGCGAGCAGGTCGCCAAGCTAGTCAATGCCGACCCCAAGGAAATCATCTGGACCTCGGGTGCAACTGAATCGAACAACCTCGCCATCAAGGGTGCTGCGCACTTTTACAAGGGTAAGGGCATGCATCTGGTCACGGTGATGACCGAGCACAAGGCGGTGATCGATACCATGCGCCACCTCGAGAGCGAAGGCTATGAAGTCACCTATCTCATGCCGGAAACGAACGGCCTGGTGGATATGGAGAAATTCACGGCAGCCCTGCGCCCGGACACCATTCTCGCCTCCGTCATGCTGGTCAACAACGAGATCGGGGTGATTCAGGATATCGCTGCACTGGGTGAGGTTTGCCGTGCCAAGGGTGTGCTTTTTCACGTTGATGCCGCTCAGGGCACTGGCAAGGTGACGATAGATCTGGCCAAACTTAAAGTCGATCTGATGTCCTTCTCTGCTCACAAGACCTATGGGCCGAAAGGCATCGGTGCTCTGTACGTGCAGCGGAAGCCGCGCGTCCGTCTGGAGGCGCAAATGCACGGCGGCGGCCACGAACGTGGGATGCGCTCCGGTACTTTGGCTCCGCACCAGATCGTTGGTATGGGCGAGGCGTTCCGCATCGCGCGTGAGGAAATGGCCGCCGAGAACGAGCGTATTCGCTACCTGCGCGACCGGCTCTACAAGGGGATGTCGCAAATCGAGGAAGCTCACGTCAATGGCGACATGGAGCAACGGGTTCCGCATAACCTGAATATCAGCTTTAACTTCGTCGAGGGTGAATCGCTGATCATGGCGATACGCGAGCTCGCGGTTTCCAGCGGCTCAGCCTGCACTTCTGCGAGTCTGGAACCGTCTTATGTGCTGCGTGCACTGGGTCGCAGCGACGAGCTGGCGCACAGTTCGATCCGCTTCACGATAGGTCGGTTTACCACTGAAGAAGAGATCGACTTTGCGATTGATCTGGTGAAGGCGAAGATTGGACGCTTGCGCGAAATGTCTCCACTGTGGGACATGTTCAAGGAAGGCGTCGATTTAAGCACCGTACAGTGGGCTGCCCATTAA
- the iscU gene encoding Fe-S cluster assembly scaffold IscU: protein MSYSTKVLDHYENPRNVGTFGKDDAGVATGMVGAPACGDVMKLQIKVNKDGVIEDAKFKTYGCGSAIASSSLVTEWVKGKTLDEALTIKNTQIAEELALPPVKIHCSVLAEDAIKAAVADYKSKHGAMVETAACTGSDCSK from the coding sequence ATGTCTTACAGCACAAAAGTATTGGATCACTATGAAAATCCCCGTAATGTCGGGACCTTTGGCAAGGATGATGCCGGTGTGGCCACCGGCATGGTCGGGGCGCCCGCCTGTGGCGATGTGATGAAGCTGCAGATAAAGGTGAACAAGGACGGTGTGATCGAGGATGCGAAGTTCAAAACCTACGGCTGCGGCTCGGCGATCGCATCCAGCTCGCTGGTGACCGAATGGGTCAAGGGCAAGACCCTGGACGAGGCACTCACCATCAAAAACACCCAGATTGCGGAAGAACTGGCGTTGCCGCCGGTGAAGATACACTGCTCGGTGCTGGCGGAAGACGCCATCAAGGCTGCGGTGGCCGATTACAAGTCCAAACATGGCGCGATGGTTGAAACCGCAGCCTGCACAGGTTCGGATTGTTCTAAATAA
- the iscA gene encoding iron-sulfur cluster assembly protein IscA — MAVTLTEKAATHIKNYIEKRGKGVGLRLGVRTSGCSGMAYTLEFADEFNDTDSQFESFGVKVLVDPKSLVYLEGTELDFVREGLNEGFKFNNPNVKSACGCGESVGF, encoded by the coding sequence ATGGCAGTTACCCTGACCGAGAAGGCCGCTACCCATATCAAGAACTATATTGAAAAGCGTGGCAAGGGAGTGGGTTTGCGACTGGGTGTACGCACCAGCGGTTGTTCCGGGATGGCCTATACGCTGGAGTTCGCCGATGAATTTAACGACACCGATAGCCAGTTTGAAAGCTTCGGAGTGAAGGTTCTCGTTGACCCGAAGAGCCTGGTTTATCTTGAAGGCACCGAGCTGGATTTCGTGCGTGAAGGGCTGAACGAGGGCTTTAAGTTCAACAACCCTAACGTCAAGAGCGCCTGCGGTTGCGGTGAGAGCGTCGGCTTCTAG
- the hscB gene encoding Fe-S protein assembly co-chaperone HscB: MNFDFSRNHFELFGIPPLYQIDTIQLEQAYRDIQSQIHPDKFAHLSDAERRLSMQWSTQANEAYQTLRQPLGRARYLLHLNGVDIHEETNTAMSPAFLMQQMEWREAIGEARAANDAPELEHLSGQLRAEIQVQQHQLADLLDKEKNYPKAAEIVRELKFMEKLREEINYALEALDA; this comes from the coding sequence ATGAATTTTGATTTCAGCAGGAACCATTTCGAGCTGTTCGGTATTCCGCCGCTCTACCAGATCGACACGATCCAGCTGGAGCAGGCTTATCGTGACATCCAGAGTCAGATCCATCCCGACAAGTTTGCGCACCTTTCCGATGCAGAGCGCAGGCTATCGATGCAATGGTCGACACAGGCCAACGAGGCTTACCAGACACTCAGGCAGCCTCTCGGCAGGGCGCGTTATTTGCTGCACTTGAATGGCGTCGATATCCACGAGGAAACCAATACGGCGATGTCACCGGCCTTCCTGATGCAGCAGATGGAGTGGCGTGAGGCGATCGGCGAAGCCAGGGCGGCCAACGATGCGCCCGAACTGGAACATTTGAGTGGCCAGCTGCGCGCCGAGATTCAGGTGCAGCAACACCAGTTGGCTGATTTGCTGGATAAAGAAAAGAATTATCCGAAGGCTGCGGAAATTGTCCGCGAGCTTAAATTCATGGAAAAATTGCGCGAGGAAATCAACTACGCGCTGGAGGCTTTGGACGCATAA
- the hscA gene encoding Fe-S protein assembly chaperone HscA encodes MALLQIAEPGMSTAPHQHRLAVGIDLGTTNSLVATVRSGMSVVLHDENGRGLLPSVVRYHEDGSTEVGYPAQAMQSRDPHNTIVSVKRFMGRGLRDLPDAGSMPYQFVDAPGMVQLKTVAGVKSPVEVSADILKVLRDRAEKALGGDLVGAVITVPAYFDDAQRQATKDAARLAGLNVLRLLNEPTAAAVAYGLDNAAEGIYAVYDLGGGTFDISILRLSKGVFEVLATNGDSALGGDDFDHRIYCWILEQAKLSGVKPQDTRLLLTRAREAKEDLTFRPEVRITAVLGAGEMVDLTLTSETFTDITSSLVNKTLAPTRKALRDACLEPEEVKGVVMVGGATRMPQIQHAVGQFFGQEPLNNLDPDKVVALGAAIQANVLAGNRSGDDWLLLDVIPLSLGLETMGGLVEKVIQRNSTIPVARAQEFTTYKDGQTAMSIHVVQGERELVSDCRSLAKFELRGIPPMVAGGARIRVAFQVDADGLLSVSAREKSSGVEASVVVKPSYGLSDDEIARMLLTSQENAKSDMAARALREQQVDAGRLIEAIEAALNENGDSLLSAAERAEIDEGMAALRRALEGSNHQLIKEQIEKLNHISEMFAGRRMDQSVQKALTGHKMEELEI; translated from the coding sequence ATGGCTTTGTTGCAAATCGCAGAACCCGGCATGAGCACCGCGCCACACCAGCATCGGCTGGCGGTGGGGATAGACCTGGGCACGACCAATTCCCTGGTGGCAACGGTCAGGAGCGGCATGAGCGTTGTGCTGCATGACGAGAATGGCCGCGGATTGTTGCCATCGGTGGTGCGTTATCACGAGGACGGCAGCACCGAGGTCGGCTATCCCGCACAGGCGATGCAAAGCCGGGATCCCCATAACACCATTGTTTCGGTGAAGCGCTTCATGGGCAGGGGGCTGCGCGACCTTCCCGACGCCGGTAGCATGCCTTACCAGTTCGTCGATGCGCCCGGCATGGTGCAGCTCAAGACCGTGGCCGGCGTGAAAAGCCCGGTCGAAGTGTCTGCCGATATCCTCAAAGTGCTGCGCGATCGCGCCGAGAAGGCGCTGGGCGGCGATCTGGTGGGGGCGGTGATCACGGTGCCTGCCTATTTTGATGATGCCCAGCGCCAAGCCACCAAGGACGCGGCCCGGCTGGCCGGACTCAACGTGTTGCGCCTGCTGAACGAACCTACCGCAGCCGCGGTCGCCTATGGGCTGGATAATGCGGCTGAAGGTATTTATGCCGTTTACGACCTGGGCGGTGGTACTTTCGACATTTCCATTCTGCGATTGTCCAAGGGTGTGTTCGAGGTGCTGGCGACCAACGGCGACTCCGCACTGGGCGGCGATGATTTCGACCACCGCATCTATTGCTGGATACTTGAGCAGGCTAAATTGTCCGGCGTGAAGCCGCAGGATACTCGCCTGCTCCTGACCCGCGCGCGCGAAGCCAAGGAAGACCTGACCTTTCGTCCCGAAGTACGCATCACCGCGGTACTGGGCGCCGGTGAAATGGTGGATCTCACACTCACCTCCGAAACTTTTACCGATATCACCAGCAGCCTGGTCAACAAGACTCTGGCACCTACCCGAAAAGCATTGCGCGATGCCTGTTTGGAACCTGAAGAAGTGAAGGGCGTGGTGATGGTGGGCGGGGCGACGCGTATGCCCCAGATCCAGCACGCGGTTGGCCAGTTTTTCGGCCAGGAGCCGCTCAACAATCTCGACCCGGACAAAGTGGTCGCGCTGGGGGCAGCGATCCAGGCTAATGTGCTGGCCGGAAATCGCTCCGGCGATGACTGGCTGTTGCTCGATGTGATTCCGCTTTCTCTGGGTCTGGAAACCATGGGCGGGCTGGTGGAGAAGGTCATACAGCGCAACTCCACCATTCCCGTGGCACGCGCCCAGGAATTTACTACCTACAAGGATGGTCAGACCGCGATGAGCATCCATGTGGTGCAGGGCGAACGCGAACTGGTGAGCGATTGTCGTTCTCTGGCCAAATTTGAACTGCGCGGGATCCCGCCGATGGTGGCGGGTGGTGCGCGTATCCGTGTCGCCTTTCAGGTGGATGCCGATGGTCTGCTCAGTGTGTCCGCGCGTGAAAAGAGCAGTGGAGTGGAGGCTTCGGTCGTGGTGAAGCCATCCTATGGCCTCAGCGATGATGAAATTGCCCGAATGCTGCTCACTTCCCAGGAAAATGCCAAGTCCGACATGGCTGCGCGCGCATTGCGCGAGCAGCAGGTCGATGCCGGGCGTCTGATTGAGGCGATCGAGGCGGCGCTGAATGAAAATGGCGACAGTTTGCTCAGTGCTGCAGAACGTGCCGAGATCGATGAGGGAATGGCGGCGCTGCGCCGGGCCCTGGAAGGATCTAATCATCAGCTAATCAAAGAGCAGATCGAAAAACTGAACCATATTTCCGAGATGTTTGCCGGACGACGCATGGACCAGAGCGTACAAAAGGCACTGACTGGCCATAAAATGGAAGAACTTGAGATTTAA
- the fdx gene encoding ISC system 2Fe-2S type ferredoxin: MPQLIVLPNEQLCPDGALIDAKPGVSICDTLLEHGIEIEHACEKSCACTTCHVVVREGFESLDPSEELEDDMLDKAWGLEPASRLSCQAIVKDQDLVIEIPKYTINLASESH; encoded by the coding sequence ATGCCCCAACTGATAGTTTTACCTAACGAACAACTTTGTCCCGATGGCGCGTTGATAGATGCGAAGCCCGGCGTATCCATCTGCGACACCCTGCTTGAGCACGGCATCGAAATCGAGCATGCCTGCGAGAAGTCGTGCGCCTGTACCACCTGCCATGTGGTGGTGCGCGAAGGGTTCGAATCGCTGGATCCCTCCGAAGAACTGGAGGACGATATGCTGGACAAGGCTTGGGGGCTGGAGCCGGCCTCGCGCCTTTCCTGTCAGGCGATCGTCAAGGACCAGGATCTGGTGATCGAGATTCCGAAATACACTATCAATCTGGCTAGCGAGTCACACTGA
- the iscX gene encoding Fe-S cluster assembly protein IscX has product MKWTDTLDIAIELYEKFPEVDPRYVRFTDLHRWAAELSSFDDDPEKSNEKILEAIQMAWIDEID; this is encoded by the coding sequence ATGAAGTGGACCGATACGCTGGATATTGCCATCGAACTTTACGAAAAATTTCCCGAAGTGGACCCCCGCTATGTCCGCTTTACCGATTTGCACCGCTGGGCTGCCGAGTTGTCCAGTTTTGATGACGACCCGGAAAAATCCAACGAGAAAATTCTTGAAGCGATCCAGATGGCCTGGATAGACGAGATCGATTAA